The Coffea arabica cultivar ET-39 chromosome 9e, Coffea Arabica ET-39 HiFi, whole genome shotgun sequence genome has a window encoding:
- the LOC113710409 gene encoding probable anion transporter 5, whose product MGSSKFPLRYGIILLTFVCTFVCYIERVGFSIAYTIAADAADINQTSKGMILSTFYYGYACSQVPGGWAAQKIGGRLVLLFSFVLWSLTCALVPLDPNRVTVLVIARLLVGVAQGFIFPSIHTVLAQWVPPHERSRSVSLTTSGMYFGAAAGMLVLPSLVKFKGPQSVFVAEAALGASWSLLWLKYSSDPLRSEHPKATAAGFGESLLPIKGSQKTKVENGGHSIRTPKIPWKKIILSLPVWAIVVNNFTFHYALYVLMNWLPTYFELGLQLSLQEMGSSKMMPYFNMFLFSNIGGVIADHLVTRRILSITRTRKLLNTVGFMVASFALIVLPYFRTSGGVVFCSSIALGFLALGRAGFAVNHMDIAPRYAGIVMGVSNTAGTLAGIVGVDLTGRLLEAAKTAQLDLTSPDSWKAVFLIPGMLCIFSSFIFLLFSTGERVFD is encoded by the coding sequence ATGGGATCCTCAAAGTTTCCTCTGCGCTATGGGATCATACTCTTGACCTTCGTCTGTACTTTTGTTTGCTATATTGAACGTGTGGGCTTCTCAATAGCATACACAATTGCAGCTGATGCTGCAGACATAAATCAGACAAGCAAAGGCATGATACTTTCAACATTCTATTACGGCTATGCCTGTTCACAAGTACCTGGAGGTTGGGCAGCTCAGAAAATTGGTGGTAGGCTTGTTCTCCTCTTCTCATTTGTCTTGTGGTCTCTAACCTGTGCTTTGGTGCCTCTTGATCCAAATCGAGTGACGGTGTTGGTGATAGCTCGCCTGCTTGTTGGTGTGGCCCAGGGATTCATCTTTCCTTCCATCCACACTGTCCTAGCCCAGTGGGTGCCGCCACATGAGAGATCACGGTCTGTTTCTCTTACAACATCTGGGATGTATTTTGGCGCTGCAGCTGGAATGCTAGTGCTTCCAAGCCTGGTGAAGTTCAAGGGTCCTCAATCTGTATTTGTTGCTGAAGCGGCTCTTGGTGCATCATGGTCTCTACTATGGCTCAAGTATTCCAGTGATCCACTACGTTCTGAGCATCCAAAAGCAACTGCTGCTGGTTTTGGTGAATCCCTGCTACCTATTAAAGGGAGTCAAAAGACAAAGGTAGAGAATGGAGGACATTCCATCAGAACACCCAAAATTCCATGGAAAAAAATTATCCTTAGCCTCCCAGTGTGGGCAATTGTCGTTAATAATTTCACTTTCCATTATGCTCTCTACGTGCTTATGAACTGGCTACCTACATACTTTGAATTAGGCCTTCAGCTCAGCCTTCAAGAAATGGGTTCTTCAAAGATGATGCCTTATTTTAACATGTTTTTATTCTCAAATATTGGTGGAGTGATTGCTGATCACTTGGTCACAAGGAGAATCTTGTCTATAACAAGAACAAGAAAGCTTTTGAATACTGTTGGATTTATGGTGGCTTCATTTGCATTAATAGTTCTTCCTTACTTCAGAACCTCTGGTGGAGTTGTGTTTTGTTCTTCTATTGCTCTTGGTTTCTTGGCGTTGGGAAGAGCTGGATTTGCAGTAAATCACATGGATATCGCTCCAAGATATGCTGGAATTGTGATGGGGGTGTCAAATACAGCTGGTACATTGGCTGGCATTGTTGGGGTGGATCTCACTGGTCGACTTCTGGAAGCTGCTAAAACTGCTCAGTTGGACTTGACTAGCCCGGATAGTTGGAAAGCAGTATTTTTGATACCTGGGATGCTGTGCATTTTTagctcttttatttttcttctattttccACAGGGGAAAGAGTTTTTGACTGA
- the LOC113709206 gene encoding uncharacterized protein, with product MMMTCTNECGGEGGRVGLVVILEEDMGHHCCSKQKVKRGLWSPEEDEKLVKHITAHGHGCWSSVPKLAGLQRCGKSCRLRWINYLRPDLKRGSFTEQEERTIIDVHRILGNRWAQIAKHLPGRTDNEVKNFWNSVIKKKLIAQGLDPNTHNLLSPHQTKAKNNGNTISKLNSHHQESGSVFTMDTSPGNKEIIDAKSTLSLPSSYINSSALNGASSITTFEFQNPSNLAWTDHGTHSSHQQSMMEFSSCSSMESTPISTSSLPSSGFGILAENCMWGNGFEPCFDHTPPQQQQQPEKVSTDQEKVYRVSNHEFNGCQNAENGFDSSNIDFEFMDSALVPPGMYCNVNSMDQLAWDC from the exons ATGATGATGACTTGTACTAATGAGTGTGGTGGTGAAGGAGGAAGAGTAGGTCTAGTAGTAATACTGGAGGAAGACATGGGCCATCACTGCTGCAGCAAACAGAAAGTCAAGAGGGGCTTATGGTCTCCTGAAGAAGATGAGAAGCTCGTTAAACACATAACTGCCCACGGCCATGGCTGTTGGAGTTCTGTTCCGAAACTTGCAG GGCTACAAAGGTGTGGGAAGAGTTGTAGATTAAGGTGGATTAATTACTTGAGGCCAGATCTTAAAAGGGGTTCTTTTACTGAACAAGAAGAGAGGACAATTATTGATGTTCATAGGATTTTAGGCAACAGATGGGCACAGATAGCCAAACATTTGCCTGGAAGAACTGATAATGAGGTCAAGAACTTCTGGAATTCTGTGATCAAGAAGAAGCTCATTGCTCAAGGATTAGACCCCAATACTCATAATCTCCTGTCTCCTCATCAAACCAAAGCCAAGAACAATGGTAATACTATAAGCAAACTCAACTCTCATCATCAAGAATCAGGTTCAGTTTTCACCATGGATACTTCACCAGGAAACAAAGAAATCATCGATGCAAAATCGACGTTGTCTCTCCCGAGTTCATACATTAATTCATCCGCATTAAACGGAGCATCATCCATAACAACATTTGAGTTCCAAAACCCTAGTAATCTTGCATGGACTGACCATGGAACTCACAGTTCTCATCAGCAATCTATGATGGAGTTTTCGAGCTGTTCTTCTATGGAAAGCACTCCAATTTCAACTTCTTCTTTACCTTCCTCAGGGTTTGGGATTTTAGCTGAGAATTGCATGTGGGGTAATGGTTTTGAGCCATGCTTCGATCACACTCCGccgcagcagcagcagcagccggAAAAGGTCAGTACTGATCAAGAAAAAGTGTACCGAGTGAGTAATCACGAGTTTAATGGTTGTCAGAATGCAGAGAATGGATTTGATAGCTCTAACATCGACTTTGAGTTCATGGATTCGGCTCTAGTTCCTCCTGGAATGTATTGTAATGTGAATTCAATGGATCAACTTGCATGGGATTGTTAG
- the LOC113710408 gene encoding pentatricopeptide repeat-containing protein At5g66520 — MLASLSNLLSKQPTQAIPTAQFFWVFRNLNSWAAAIRKASSSHEALKIYTQMQQKRVPFDSFSILFTLKSCTVLSNLPLVRHFHAHIVKIGFSSHVYVATSLLNAYVVACFEDACYLFDEMPERNIVTWNTMITGYSRYGELGKARVVFDQMPARDPSSWSAVISGYMGNCLWDDGLALFREMVVTEGLRPDQVVIGSVLPGCGHMGSVGLVFGKSIHGFVIKNKWELDVELGTCLVDMYAKCGFLKDACLVFEMMTYRNVVAWTALICGFAQHGCGADVFLIFQRMRECDVKPNELTFTGLLSACAQAGLVEEGRGYFRMIEEYGLRPRMQHYGCMVDLFGKAGLLGEAYEIIRAMPSEPNVVIWGSFLASCKLHKQFEMAERVIDRVMRTVRPENDGGVYTLISDLYVLNGNWGEAERVRRLMLNQSVRKARGSSFIRSGTI, encoded by the coding sequence ATGCTAGCAAGCCTCTCAAACCTACTCTCGAAGCAGCCCACACAAGCGATCCCCACTGCtcaatttttttgggttttcagaaatttaaattcatgGGCTGCGGCCATAAGAAAGGCCTCGTCGTCTCATGAAGCATTGAAGATTTATACCCAGATGCAACAGAAAAGAGTACCCTTTGATAGCTTTTCTATACTCTTTACTCTTAAATCATGCACAGTATTGAGTAATCTTCCTCTTGTACGCCATTTTCACGCACACATTGTTAAGATAGGCTTTAGTTCCCATGTTTATGTAGCCACCTCGCTGCTGAATGCGTATGTCGTGGCCTGTTTTGAAGATGCGTGTTacctgtttgatgaaatgcctgaGAGAAATATTGTCACGTGGAATACGATGATCACGGGCTATTCACGTTATGGGGAGTTGGGCAAAGCACGTGTAGTGTTTGATCAAATGCCGGCGAGGGATCCTTCATCATGGTCAGCGGTTATTTCTGGGTACATGGGCAATTGCCTTTGGGATGATGGTTTGGCCCTTTTTCGTGAAATGGTGGTGACTGAAGGACTGAGGCCTGATCAAGTGGTCATTGGTTCAGTTTTACCAGGGTGTGGTCACATGGGTTCGGTTGGTTTGGTGTTTGGCAAGTCAATACATGGATTTGTGATTAAGAATAAGTGGGAACTGGATGTGGAATTAGGTACATGTTTAGTTGATATGTATGCAAAATGTGGATTCTTGAAGGATGCCTGTTTGGTTTTTGAAATGATGACCTATAGGAATGTGGTGGCTTGGACAGCTTTAATATGTGGTTTTGCACAGCACGGTTGTGGAGCAGATGTATTCTTGATATTTCAGAGGATGAGGGAATGTGATGTGAAGCCTAATGAGTTGACTTTTACAGGGTTACTGAGTGCTTGTGCACAGGCAGGATTGGTGGAAGAGGGTCGGGGATACTTTAGAATGATTGAAGAGTATGGGCTGAGGCCGAGAATGCAACATTACGGTTGCATGGTTGATTTATTTGGAAAAGCAGGGTTGTTGGGTGAAGCTTATGAGATTATAAGGGCAATGCCATCTGAGCCAAATGTTGTTATTTGGGGATCATTTTTGGCATCTTGTAAGTTGCATAAACAGTTTGAGATGGCTGAGAGAGTAATTGACCGGGTAATGAGGACAGTTAGACCTGAGAATGATGGAGGTGTGTATACTCTCATTTCTGATTTGTATGTCTTGAATGGTAACTGGGGTGAGGCTGAAAGGGTCAGAAGATTGATGCTGAACCAAAGCGTTAGAAAGGCTAGAGGATCAAGTTTTATCAGAAGTGGAACAATCTGA